A window of Miscanthus floridulus cultivar M001 chromosome 12, ASM1932011v1, whole genome shotgun sequence genomic DNA:
atcgatccaatcgagcctcactgttgatgataataaattagactcaaaattgtttgtagattcatttatattaaacagtcgatttgttcgcatgttatactcttttcatcataCTTATCGGCTCGatgctttatatcgatcatgttccatttagccgatgatgctttctgaggttccatgagcatcggttatttttaTTTGTATCATTATCGtctaatattagccgataattcttgatttaaagatcttcatttcatgaatccgctggatatcgactatttagtcgatagcctcattgaatcggctatctagccgtacatttggaattgtttggtgcaacaccgacatattccaccttaaattactgataagattttctcttcttgtcaattgcaggttaaattgactggcacgtcgttgaGTTTTCAGAATTGACTGGTTCTGTGTTGAAACCAAGTAGATCTCTGGTCTCGTTTTCACTCATATCTTTTGGCTTGATATGTGTTCACATCGTTATATTTTTGTGTTAACGCAAGGCCATCTTCCAATACAAGCACGTCAGTGACATTACTGAATAGACCTTTTTTGGACGTGAGATGCTAAAGACAACCTATGACTGAAAATTTTTATGACACAGTTATGTTTTTTTAAGCAAATGGTAGGAGCTTTGCCTATTAATTAAGAGGACGGAGTTTTATATACAGTGATGGGCAAAGCCCGAACACAACAACGAGCCACTCTCACACACGCACGAGTTGAATTCGATACACGGAATCGAACCGAACCATTCAGAGCACGCGAGATCTGCATGCTTCAAAGATGATGGGCCTCGCTGCTGGCCCTGGCCCGCCCAGGACTCGGCGCTCGGCGGCAGTAGGTGGCAAcagaaccagaaataaaatggcGGTAGATTTTGTCTGAAGCAAATCTTCCGCTCCGGCACAGCAACAGCAACGGTCGGGCTCCACAGTGGCCGTACGTACGATCCGAGCCGAGGTGAAGTCACCAGCTGTTTCGGCGGTTCGGTCCTTGGAGTTGGACCTACCCTTTTTCTTTCCTCACGCTCATGGCGTGCGCGTGCATGGCCGCGGTGGCCATCTTGGGCGTGGTCAAACATgggagcgaggcggagctagctgaACACGACTTCGGCGATGGACCTGCTGCAGAAAGAAAATGATGACGCTGTAACGTGCGGTACGACCACGCACAGCGGTGGACGTTTGACCTCGTCTGTTGCTGCACTGGTGGCCACTGCCCGGCGATCTTTTAACCTAGTTTGAATACGAAGAGGAGCGTACGTACAGTGTATTTGCTCCCATGTTTAACAAATGCGAAAGGCTCTCAGGGACAACCTTGGTGTGTGCAGGTAATATGTTAGGTGAGTTACAATTAAGTTGTTCACGGAAGAGATCAATCGTCCAATGTCCCGCACCAACTTTTTAGCTTAGAAGTTTAACGTCCACTACTGCAAATCTTCAATGCTGCGTCGCCAACCCCTCCCCGCCCCCACTAACTCAGGGCTCAGCCTGTCAGCCATGCACTAGTACTCTCTCCTCTTCTCGATATATAAAGACACGCAACACGTCTCAGTTGTCCACACAAAGTTGCCTGATCACAGCTTGGAGCTTGCGCCCACAATGGCTGCCGACGATCTGCATTTCACACGAACACTGTCCACCGTTCTCGCTACGAGCTTCTTCTTTGTACTCCTATGCAGCTCGCTACAAGGTACGGTGATAGTTTCTTCTCCGTTAGTTCCTTCCCCGTTTCATATCAAATAGCTAATCGCTCACTCACCGTATATATGATGCATGCGTGAACAAATCAAACATAGTACGTGGCGTGAACTACACGTTCATGAAGGACGCGGCGCTGGCGCCCAGCGTGTCGTACTACGACTACATCATTGTGGGCGGCGGCACGGCCGGGTGCCCGCTGGCGGCCACGCTGTCGGAGCGCTTCCGCGTGCTCCTGCTGGAGCGCGGTGGCTCGCCCTACGACGACGAGCGCATCGGGGACATGGCCCGCTTCGCGGACACGCTGTCCGACACCTCCCCGGGCTCGCCCGCGCAGCGGTTCGTGTCGGAGGACGGCGTCATCAACTCGCGCCCGCGGGTGCTGGGCGGCGGCAGCTGCATCAACGCCGGCTTCTACACGCGGGCCAGCGACGACTACGTACGGGACGCCGGGTGGGACCTGGAGGCCACCGGGGCGGCGTACCGGTGGGTGGAGGACGTGGTGGCGTTCCAGCCGGAGCTGGGCCCCTGGCAGGCCGCGCTGCAGAGCGGGCTGATCGAGGCTGGGGTCACGCCGGACAACGGATTTACGTTCGACCACCTCGACGGGACCAAGGTCGGCGGGTCCATTTTCGACGCCGACGGACGGCGGCACACGGCCGCGGACCTGCTGAGGTACGCGCGCGCCGAGGGGCTCGACGTGCTGCTACGAGCCAGAGTGGCCAAGATCTTGTTCATTAATGTCAGAGGTCAGAACGTACTCGAGTAAAATGTTTTCACCGCTTGGCCACAAATCTACCTGGCCACAGTAGTGTACGTACGTGACGTGTACCATCCGAACTGACTGGCGGTTACTTCACCTCGGCGCCAGGGAGACGGCCAGTGGCACGCGGTGTGGTGTTCCACGACTCCGAGGGGCGGATGCACAAGGCGTACCTCAACGCCGGCCGCCGGAACGAGATCATCCTATCGGCGGGGGCCATGGGCAGCCCACAGCTGCTGATGCTCAGCGGCGTCGGCTCAGCCGACCACCTCAGCTCCTTCGGCATCAGGATCGTGCACGACCAGCCCGCGGTCGGCCAGGGGATGTCCGACAACCCCATGAACGCCATCTACGTGCCATCGCCTTCCCCGGTCGAGATCTCGCTCATACAGGTCGTCGGCATCACCCAGGTCGGGAGCTACATCGAGGGCGCCAGCGGGTCCAACTGGGGCGTCCGGCCCTTAGCCTCCGGCGGTGTCCACCGGCCGCGCAACTTCGGCATGTTCTCTCCACAGGTGGGGTTCTTGCCACGTACAGCGATGCTCTGCGAATCTGAAGTCCCTACGCAGTTGCAGTTGCAGTTTTGTCAGTACTGCTGTTCTTGCAGACGGGGCAGCTGGCCACGGTGCCCCCGAAGCAGCGCACGCCGGAGGCCATCGCGCGCGCAGCGGAGTCGATGAGGCAGCTCGACGATTCGGCCTTCCGCGGTGGCTTCATCCTGGAGAAGGTCCTCGGCCCGCTGTCCACGGGCCACCTCGAGCTGCGCAACCGCGACCCCGACGACAACCCGTCGGTGACGTTCAACTACTTCTCGCACCCCGAGGACCTCCGCCGCTGCGTGGCCGGCTTGTCGGTCATCGAGAGCGTCATCCACTCCAAGGCCTTCGAGAACTTCACGTACTCCTACTTCTCCATGGAGACGCTGCTCAACATGTCGACCGGGTTCCCGGTCAACCTGCTGCCCCGGCACGACAGCGACTCCACGTCGCTTGAGATGTTCTGCAAGGACACCGTCATGACCATCTGGCACTACCACGGCGGCTGCCAGGTCGGCAGGGTCGTCGACGCTGAGTACCGAGTGCTCGGCGTCGACGCGCTGCGCGTCATCGACGGCTCCACTTTCAACGCCTCACCAGGAACCAACCCGCAGGCCACCGTCATGAT
This region includes:
- the LOC136497663 gene encoding protein HOTHEAD-like, with the translated sequence MAADDLHFTRTLSTVLATSFFFVLLCSSLQVRGVNYTFMKDAALAPSVSYYDYIIVGGGTAGCPLAATLSERFRVLLLERGGSPYDDERIGDMARFADTLSDTSPGSPAQRFVSEDGVINSRPRVLGGGSCINAGFYTRASDDYVRDAGWDLEATGAAYRWVEDVVAFQPELGPWQAALQSGLIEAGVTPDNGFTFDHLDGTKVGGSIFDADGRRHTAADLLRYARAEGLDVLLRARVAKILFINVRGRRPVARGVVFHDSEGRMHKAYLNAGRRNEIILSAGAMGSPQLLMLSGVGSADHLSSFGIRIVHDQPAVGQGMSDNPMNAIYVPSPSPVEISLIQVVGITQVGSYIEGASGSNWGVRPLASGGVHRPRNFGMFSPQTGQLATVPPKQRTPEAIARAAESMRQLDDSAFRGGFILEKVLGPLSTGHLELRNRDPDDNPSVTFNYFSHPEDLRRCVAGLSVIESVIHSKAFENFTYSYFSMETLLNMSTGFPVNLLPRHDSDSTSLEMFCKDTVMTIWHYHGGCQVGRVVDAEYRVLGVDALRVIDGSTFNASPGTNPQATVMMLGRYMGVRIQNERLKAEGVEGTEL